One stretch of Desulfocurvus vexinensis DSM 17965 DNA includes these proteins:
- a CDS encoding Mrp/NBP35 family ATP-binding protein, whose amino-acid sequence MGSCGSCSSASSCASAKKGGGCDDPKETKLKVQDQVISSTLSHIRYKLFIMSGKGGVGKSSITVNTAAALARLGYKVGIMDVDIHGPSVPRLLGLTGGGLETGRGNLLVPRKYDDNLAAVSMDSLLKDPDQAVLWRGPMKTSAIRQFVSDVDWGELDFLVIDSPPGTGDEHMTVLKTIPDALCVVVTTPQELSLADVRKAINFLQYAKANILGVVENMSGLICPHCAQEIALFKKGGGRDLAEKYGLPLLGEIPLDPATVVASDLGTPVVYLEGPSPAKDALLALARTIAAAAQNSLEAVSSAHV is encoded by the coding sequence ATGGGTTCCTGCGGTTCCTGCTCCTCGGCGTCCTCGTGCGCGTCGGCCAAGAAGGGCGGCGGGTGCGACGACCCCAAGGAGACCAAGCTCAAGGTCCAGGACCAGGTGATTTCCAGCACCCTGTCGCACATCCGCTACAAGCTGTTCATCATGAGCGGCAAGGGCGGGGTGGGCAAGAGCTCCATCACCGTGAACACGGCGGCGGCCCTGGCCCGGCTGGGCTACAAGGTCGGCATCATGGACGTGGACATCCACGGCCCCAGCGTGCCGCGCCTCTTGGGCCTGACCGGCGGCGGGCTGGAGACCGGGCGGGGCAACCTGCTCGTGCCGCGCAAGTACGACGACAACCTGGCGGCGGTGTCCATGGACTCGCTGCTCAAGGACCCGGACCAGGCCGTGCTCTGGCGCGGGCCGATGAAGACCTCGGCCATCCGCCAGTTCGTGTCCGACGTGGACTGGGGCGAGCTGGACTTTCTGGTCATTGACTCACCCCCCGGAACGGGCGATGAACACATGACGGTGCTCAAGACGATTCCCGACGCGCTGTGCGTCGTGGTCACCACCCCGCAGGAGCTGTCCCTGGCCGACGTGCGCAAGGCCATCAACTTCCTGCAATACGCCAAGGCCAACATCCTGGGCGTGGTGGAGAACATGAGCGGGCTCATCTGCCCGCACTGCGCGCAGGAAATCGCGTTGTTCAAGAAGGGCGGCGGCCGGGACCTGGCCGAGAAGTACGGCCTGCCGCTGTTGGGCGAGATTCCCCTGGACCCGGCCACCGTGGTCGCCAGCGACCTGGGTACGCCCGTGGTCTACCTGGAGGGGCCGTCCCCGGCCAAGGACGCCCTGCTGGCCCTGGCCAGGACCATCGCCGCGGCGGCCCAGAACAGCCTGGAAGCCGTGTCCTCGGCCCACGTGTAG
- a CDS encoding type IV pilus twitching motility protein PilT: MAQIDAFFKMVHDMGASDLHLSSGNQPIIRLHGDLERVKYKVLEHDELKKLLYEITPEIKIKEFEETGDIDFAYEIPGLARYRVNFFNQSRGVAAVFREIPSEILTVEQLSLPPLLKNLALLPKGLVLVTGPTGSGKSTTLAAIMDYANKNRKQHILTIEDPIEFVHTPQKALINQRELGRDTRSFSAALRGALREDPDIILVGEMRDLATIQLALEAAETGHLVFSTLHTISAAKTVDRIIEVFPGDLQGQIRAGLSESLRAVVSQTLFKRIDRKGRVAALEILVGVPAVRNLIRENKTFQINSVMETGRKFGMQTLDDEILKLLNQRVIDPNEAYEKAVDKAKFKQFLTRPPQDFTEGA; encoded by the coding sequence ATGGCCCAGATAGACGCGTTCTTCAAGATGGTCCACGACATGGGGGCGTCCGACCTCCACCTGTCCTCGGGCAACCAGCCCATCATCCGCCTGCACGGCGACCTGGAGCGGGTCAAGTACAAGGTTCTGGAGCACGACGAGCTCAAGAAGCTGCTCTACGAGATCACGCCCGAGATCAAGATCAAGGAATTCGAGGAAACCGGCGACATTGACTTCGCCTACGAGATCCCCGGGCTGGCCCGCTACCGCGTCAACTTCTTCAACCAGTCCCGGGGCGTGGCGGCGGTCTTCCGCGAGATCCCCTCGGAGATCCTCACCGTGGAGCAGCTGTCCCTGCCGCCGCTGCTCAAGAATCTCGCGCTGCTGCCCAAGGGCCTGGTGCTGGTCACCGGCCCCACCGGCTCGGGTAAGTCCACCACCCTCGCGGCGATCATGGACTACGCCAACAAGAACCGCAAACAGCACATCCTGACCATCGAAGACCCCATCGAGTTCGTGCACACCCCGCAGAAGGCGCTGATCAACCAGCGCGAGCTGGGCCGCGACACCCGGAGCTTCTCCGCCGCCCTGCGCGGGGCGCTGCGCGAAGACCCCGACATCATCCTGGTGGGCGAAATGCGCGACCTGGCGACCATCCAGCTGGCGCTGGAGGCCGCCGAGACGGGCCACCTGGTCTTCTCGACCCTGCACACCATCTCCGCCGCCAAGACGGTGGACCGCATCATCGAGGTCTTCCCCGGCGACCTGCAGGGCCAGATCCGCGCGGGCCTGTCGGAGTCGTTGCGCGCCGTGGTCTCGCAGACGCTGTTCAAGCGCATCGACCGCAAGGGCCGCGTGGCCGCGCTGGAAATCCTGGTGGGCGTGCCCGCCGTGCGCAACCTGATCCGCGAGAACAAGACCTTCCAGATCAACTCCGTGATGGAGACCGGGCGCAAGTTCGGCATGCAGACCCTGGACGACGAAATCCTCAAGCTGCTCAACCAGCGGGTCATCGACCCCAACGAGGCCTACGAGAAGGCCGTGGACAAGGCCAAGTTCAAGCAGTTCCTGACCAGGCCGCCGCAGGACTTCACCGAGGGCGCGTAG
- the pgsA gene encoding CDP-diacylglycerol--glycerol-3-phosphate 3-phosphatidyltransferase yields the protein MLKQLNLANKLTLGRVLAVPGLVVLLTYPNRVTCLIAMLLFIAASLTDLADGYVARRYGQVTAFGKFLDPLADKILVCSALIMLAALAWVPAWVVVVILAREITVTGLRTIAVEQGVVIAADRYGKMKTVMQILAVCPLLLHYPWWGFDPQPLGLVFLYLALALTVFSGGNYLYTFYKNWVYTAEKGA from the coding sequence ATGCTCAAGCAACTCAACCTGGCCAACAAGCTGACCCTGGGGCGTGTGCTGGCCGTGCCGGGGCTGGTGGTCCTGTTGACCTACCCCAACCGCGTGACCTGCCTCATCGCCATGCTGCTCTTCATCGCCGCCTCGCTGACCGACCTGGCCGACGGCTACGTGGCCCGGCGCTACGGGCAGGTCACGGCCTTCGGCAAATTCCTGGACCCCCTGGCCGACAAGATCCTGGTCTGCTCGGCGCTGATCATGCTCGCCGCCCTGGCCTGGGTTCCGGCCTGGGTGGTGGTGGTCATCCTGGCCCGCGAGATCACCGTCACCGGCCTGCGGACCATCGCCGTGGAGCAGGGGGTGGTCATCGCCGCCGACAGGTACGGCAAGATGAAGACCGTGATGCAGATCCTGGCCGTGTGCCCGCTTCTGCTGCATTACCCCTGGTGGGGCTTCGACCCGCAGCCCCTGGGTCTGGTGTTTCTGTATCTGGCCCTGGCGCTCACGGTTTTCTCCGGGGGCAATTACTTGTACACTTTTTACAAGAATTGGGTATATACAGCGGAAAAGGGGGCATAA
- a CDS encoding lytic transglycosylase domain-containing protein: MPRKAPFLVLMALGAVLCCAVPGASGAGMYFFEDGSGKFHFTNRPTSTTYRVFAVFKNFPDARKSDIMRVVRTKADAYGLDHHLVQAVIQVESNFQPGAVSNKGAQGLMQIMPATGADLGLTDPHDVEGNIEAGVRYLRMQMDRFGSPTLALAAYNAGPGQVERYGGVPPFRETQDYVRKVLSLYKKLKGGS, from the coding sequence ATGCCCCGCAAGGCCCCCTTCCTCGTCCTGATGGCGCTGGGCGCCGTGCTTTGCTGCGCGGTGCCCGGCGCGTCCGGCGCTGGCATGTACTTTTTCGAGGACGGCAGCGGCAAGTTCCACTTCACCAACCGGCCCACCAGCACCACCTACCGGGTCTTCGCGGTGTTCAAGAACTTTCCCGACGCCCGCAAGTCCGATATCATGCGCGTGGTGCGCACCAAGGCCGACGCCTACGGGCTGGACCACCATCTGGTGCAGGCCGTGATCCAGGTGGAGTCGAATTTCCAGCCCGGGGCGGTGTCCAACAAGGGTGCCCAGGGGCTCATGCAGATCATGCCCGCCACCGGGGCCGACCTGGGCCTGACCGACCCCCACGACGTGGAGGGCAATATCGAGGCCGGGGTGCGCTACCTGCGGATGCAGATGGACCGTTTCGGCAGCCCGACCCTGGCCCTGGCGGCCTACAACGCGGGCCCCGGGCAAGTGGAACGCTACGGGGGCGTGCCGCCCTTCCGCGAAACCCAGGACTATGTGCGCAAGGTTCTTTCGTTGTACAAGAAACTCAAAGGCGGTTCCTGA
- a CDS encoding type IV pilus twitching motility protein PilT gives MLRSHLDHIIGQVLDFAPETSDIFVVAGKPVQAEVHGVLKDVPLDPALGALCPFQAESMALCMMGKSTRLHADLARRGSCDLSYALSGRARFRVNIFSQRGSLSIVLRQLSMEVPSPVRLGLPVVFEEMAREKFGLILVTGATGSGKSTSLAALVDSINEQFPVHILTLEDPVEYVHAHKRGTVNQRELGQDFDTFASGLRAALRQAPKVILVGEIRDHETIEIALQAAETGHLVLGTLHTADTGQTVNRIIGMFDPSEEALVRQRLSEALKFVVSQRLPPRVGGGRVAAFEIMRNTLRVKELIQNGESGEKTFYNVVEQGDAYGMTTFDQCLAGLFRTGLVSEETAMTYASDRSNLMQRLDRIKTERGDQVSDITGLEIDLQYGS, from the coding sequence ATGCTGCGTTCGCATCTCGACCATATCATCGGCCAGGTGCTGGACTTCGCCCCCGAAACCTCGGACATCTTCGTGGTGGCGGGCAAGCCCGTGCAGGCCGAGGTCCACGGCGTGCTCAAGGACGTGCCCCTGGACCCGGCCCTGGGGGCGCTGTGCCCCTTCCAGGCCGAATCCATGGCCCTGTGCATGATGGGCAAGAGCACCCGGCTGCACGCCGACCTGGCCCGCCGGGGCTCGTGCGACCTGTCCTACGCCCTGTCCGGCCGGGCGCGCTTTCGCGTGAACATCTTCAGCCAGCGCGGGTCGCTGTCCATCGTCCTGCGCCAGCTGTCCATGGAGGTGCCCAGCCCCGTGCGGCTGGGGCTGCCCGTCGTGTTCGAGGAGATGGCCCGCGAGAAGTTCGGGCTGATCCTGGTCACCGGCGCCACGGGCTCGGGCAAGTCCACCTCCCTGGCCGCGCTGGTGGATTCCATCAACGAGCAGTTCCCGGTGCACATCCTGACCCTGGAAGACCCGGTGGAGTACGTCCACGCCCACAAGCGCGGCACGGTGAACCAGCGCGAGCTGGGGCAGGACTTCGACACCTTCGCCTCGGGCCTGCGGGCCGCCCTGCGCCAGGCGCCCAAGGTCATCCTGGTGGGCGAAATCCGCGACCACGAGACTATCGAGATCGCCCTGCAGGCCGCGGAAACAGGCCACCTGGTGCTGGGCACCCTGCACACCGCCGACACGGGACAGACCGTCAACCGCATCATCGGCATGTTCGACCCCAGCGAGGAGGCCCTGGTGCGCCAGCGGCTCTCCGAGGCCCTGAAGTTCGTGGTCTCGCAGCGCCTGCCCCCCCGGGTGGGCGGCGGGCGCGTGGCGGCCTTCGAGATCATGCGCAACACCCTGCGCGTGAAGGAGCTGATCCAGAACGGCGAATCCGGCGAGAAGACCTTCTACAACGTGGTGGAGCAGGGCGATGCCTACGGCATGACGACCTTCGACCAGTGCCTGGCCGGGCTGTTCCGCACCGGCCTGGTCAGCGAGGAAACGGCCATGACCTATGCCTCGGACCGCTCCAACCTCATGCAGCGCCTGGACCGCATCAAGACCGAGCGCGGCGACCAGGTTTCGGACATCACGGGGCTGGAGATCGACCTGCAATACGGTTCCTGA
- a CDS encoding DUF368 domain-containing protein, whose product MTFKHAWLQGPGPTTLPQALLLAAKGFCMGAADIIPGVSGGTVAFITGIYEDLLAAIRSVNLRFFAALARLRPGQALAELHLRFLVPLLLGLGTALVGMAGLMHYLMTVHPVQTWALFLGLIAASILVVGREVGRWNARTLGALALGAVAAWTIVGLIPVSTPEAPWFLFLCGAVAICAMILPGISGSFLLLILGKYEYVTAALRNPLDSGNLLILLVFGCGCAVGIAGFSRLLGWLLARWHAPMVALLTGFMIGAARKVWPWKEALETTTVGGKVLVLREALVLPGALDAGVLLALGLMAAGFVAVLALDRLAVSARRQ is encoded by the coding sequence TATCATCCCCGGCGTGTCCGGCGGCACCGTGGCCTTCATCACCGGCATCTACGAAGACCTGCTGGCGGCCATCCGCTCGGTAAACCTGCGCTTTTTTGCCGCGCTGGCGCGCCTGCGCCCGGGCCAGGCCCTGGCCGAGCTGCACCTGCGCTTTCTCGTCCCGCTGCTGCTGGGCCTGGGCACGGCCCTGGTGGGCATGGCCGGGCTGATGCATTACCTGATGACCGTGCATCCCGTGCAGACCTGGGCGCTGTTCCTGGGGCTCATCGCCGCGTCCATCCTGGTGGTGGGCCGCGAGGTGGGCCGCTGGAACGCCCGGACCCTGGGCGCCCTGGCCCTGGGCGCCGTGGCGGCCTGGACCATCGTCGGGCTCATCCCGGTGTCCACCCCCGAGGCGCCGTGGTTCCTGTTCCTGTGCGGGGCCGTGGCCATCTGCGCCATGATCCTGCCGGGCATCAGCGGCTCGTTCCTGCTGCTCATCCTGGGCAAGTACGAGTACGTCACCGCCGCCCTGCGCAACCCGCTGGACTCTGGCAACCTGCTGATCCTTTTGGTTTTCGGCTGCGGCTGCGCCGTGGGCATCGCCGGGTTCTCGCGGCTGCTCGGCTGGCTTTTGGCGCGCTGGCACGCGCCCATGGTGGCGCTGCTCACGGGCTTCATGATCGGCGCGGCGCGCAAGGTCTGGCCCTGGAAGGAAGCCCTGGAGACCACGACCGTCGGCGGCAAGGTCCTTGTGCTGCGCGAGGCGTTGGTGCTGCCCGGCGCCCTGGACGCAGGAGTGCTCTTGGCCCTGGGGCTCATGGCCGCCGGGTTCGTGGCCGTGCTGGCCCTCGACCGCCTGGCCGTCAGCGCGCGCAGGCAGTGA